The Priestia megaterium NBRC 15308 = ATCC 14581 region GGATGGAATAAATATGGAGGCTGGCGAATCGGTATTCGTGACCTTCATAATAACTATCACTATTTAGCTCATTTAAGCGGATTTGCAAAAAATTTAAAAGTAGGACAAATTGTAGAACCAGGAACACTCATTGGCGGAGTAGGAAGTTCCGGTTATGGACCTCCTGGAACTTCTGGGAAATTCCCTCCTCACTTACATTATGGAATGTATAAAGATAATGGTAAAAATGAGTGGTCGTTTGACCCATATCCTCAGTTAAGAACGTGGGAACGAAATGATCGTTTAGAACTAAAGAAAAAATAAAAAAACAGGAAGCTGATGCTTCCTGTTTTTTATCCTGATGTTTTGCTTTCCTTTGCTTTTTTCACAGCATGAGCAATACTCGCGGCCAATCCGCCCCATATGATGACCATCCCTACAACCATCATTGTTATTGAACTTCCATCCATTATTTGGAAACCCCCTT contains the following coding sequences:
- a CDS encoding methionine/alanine import family NSS transporter small subunit; its protein translation is MDGSSITMMVVGMVIIWGGLAASIAHAVKKAKESKTSG